A single Spiroplasma floricola 23-6 DNA region contains:
- a CDS encoding PTS transporter subunit EIIC gives MKDKSIHLTNEKKLKTKKVKDENNSGSWNKFLTMLQELGKVLQFPIAVLPFAAILNRFGALGIGYSTDAAGNITNQVGYWISLIIQKPGSIPFDNLPMLFAIGCAFGLAKDHRGEVALVAVIFYLSVSALTGEGTLPNMIYGKTLTFTDKDGIEWSKLLYVKVMQDKDVIKGGTYVLSTGVLGGIVTGCLSAYFYNRLKEIKLPTALSFFGGRRFVPMVALAASIPTAFAFAIIWPWIQLGLISFGTAVANPDNPAVAIPGTTAYAVLNRLLLPFGLHQIMNTFFWFQMPVTGNVVSPGFGSNPVIGSETITVMGDINAFSKGISTSGLFQSGFFPIMMGGLPMAAVAMIMTSDKANRKEIAGFLGGVAGVSFLSGITEPLEFSFVFIAPVLLGIHAGLTGIFMAITSAMKVQIGFGFSAGFIDYAASLPQSWALANARDSIISNPLWVLVLTAGAGATYYFVFYFTIKGMNLSTPGRNVEVASNNQVNTASKLSTIKENSSKTDKYEVMAEKIVQAIGKENFVSIDNCATRLRLILKDNNKIDDALIKSAGTYGIKRLGNESLQIVIGPDVEHVANSVRKIVEK, from the coding sequence AAAAAAGTTAAAGACGAAAAAAGTTAAAGATGAGAATAACTCTGGAAGTTGAAACAAATTTTTAACAATGCTTCAAGAATTGGGAAAAGTTTTGCAATTTCCAATTGCTGTTTTACCTTTTGCAGCTATTCTAAATAGATTTGGTGCTTTAGGTATTGGATATTCAACAGATGCTGCTGGAAATATTACTAATCAAGTAGGTTATTGAATATCATTGATTATTCAAAAACCAGGATCAATTCCATTTGATAATTTACCAATGTTATTTGCAATTGGTTGTGCATTTGGACTTGCAAAAGATCATAGAGGTGAAGTAGCATTAGTTGCAGTGATTTTTTACTTATCAGTTTCTGCTCTTACTGGAGAAGGAACTTTACCAAATATGATTTATGGAAAAACTTTAACATTTACAGATAAAGATGGAATAGAATGATCTAAACTACTTTATGTTAAAGTGATGCAAGATAAAGATGTTATTAAAGGAGGAACTTATGTATTAAGTACAGGAGTTCTTGGAGGGATTGTAACAGGTTGTCTCTCAGCATATTTTTATAATAGGTTAAAAGAAATTAAACTTCCAACCGCTTTATCATTCTTTGGAGGTCGTAGATTTGTTCCAATGGTTGCTTTAGCAGCATCTATTCCAACAGCATTTGCTTTTGCAATTATTTGACCTTGAATTCAATTAGGATTAATTAGTTTTGGAACAGCTGTTGCTAATCCAGACAATCCAGCTGTTGCTATTCCAGGAACAACAGCTTATGCAGTATTAAATAGATTATTGCTTCCATTTGGTTTACATCAAATTATGAATACATTCTTCTGATTCCAAATGCCAGTAACTGGAAATGTTGTATCACCTGGATTTGGTTCAAATCCAGTTATTGGTAGTGAAACAATAACAGTAATGGGAGATATAAATGCTTTTTCTAAAGGAATAAGTACATCAGGGTTATTCCAATCAGGATTCTTCCCAATTATGATGGGTGGATTGCCAATGGCAGCTGTTGCTATGATTATGACATCTGATAAAGCTAATAGAAAAGAAATAGCTGGATTCCTTGGAGGAGTTGCTGGAGTTTCATTCTTATCAGGAATTACAGAACCATTAGAATTCTCATTTGTATTTATTGCACCTGTATTATTGGGAATTCATGCAGGATTAACAGGAATATTTATGGCAATAACATCAGCAATGAAAGTTCAAATAGGATTTGGATTTAGTGCAGGATTTATTGATTATGCGGCTTCTCTACCTCAATCTTGAGCATTAGCTAATGCTCGTGACTCAATTATTTCAAATCCATTATGAGTACTTGTATTAACCGCAGGAGCAGGAGCTACTTATTACTTTGTATTCTACTTTACAATAAAAGGTATGAATCTAAGTACACCAGGTAGAAATGTTGAAGTTGCTTCAAATAATCAAGTAAATACAGCTAGCAAATTATCAACTATAAAAGAAAATTCATCAAAAACTGATAAATATGAAGTTATGGCAGAAAAAATAGTACAAGCAATTGGAAAAGAAAACTTTGTAAGTATTGACAATTGTGCAACTAGATTAAGACTTATACTAAAAGATAACAATAAAATTGATGATGCTCTTATAAAATCAGCAGGAACATATGGAATTAAACGATTAGGAAATGAAAGTTTACAAATTGTTATTGGACCAGATGTTGAACATGTTGCTAATTCTGTAAGAAAAATCGTTGAAAAATAG
- a CDS encoding phage minor capsid protein: MNKFPWWVILIVIVVLLILYFIIPWNKIKKKRKEKSDLINEPKEYIDSEIDKKITEAKENPNNKPMLGIYNWFGKKEALRLKTIVYVQPEEDSCELCRPFENQILSLEEYDNQYITMKEAISKGYHHIGCKHIDLDYFTGTTKIPEKKFSEKEQIEKHKIVLGLYKLENEIRNLKYEYDNVKSSEELNSKISQKSDEIDEYCKNNKINRNLERENPSITDLEKFR; this comes from the coding sequence ATGAATAAATTTCCTTGATGAGTAATACTTATAGTTATTGTTGTTCTCTTGATACTTTATTTTATTATTCCTTGAAATAAAATTAAAAAGAAAAGAAAAGAAAAATCAGATTTGATAAATGAACCAAAAGAGTATATAGATTCTGAAATTGATAAAAAAATAACAGAAGCAAAGGAAAATCCAAATAATAAACCTATGTTAGGTATTTATAATTGATTTGGTAAAAAAGAAGCCTTAAGATTAAAAACTATTGTTTATGTTCAACCAGAAGAGGATAGTTGTGAATTGTGTAGACCTTTTGAAAATCAAATACTTTCACTTGAAGAGTATGATAATCAATATATTACAATGAAAGAAGCTATCTCTAAAGGTTATCATCATATAGGATGTAAGCATATTGATCTTGATTATTTTACTGGAACTACAAAAATTCCAGAGAAAAAGTTTAGTGAAAAAGAGCAAATTGAAAAACACAAGATAGTTTTAGGACTTTATAAATTAGAAAATGAGATAAGAAATTTAAAATATGAATATGATAATGTTAAATCTTCAGAAGAGCTAAATTCAAAAATAAGTCAAAAGTCTGATGAAATTGATGAATATTGTAAAAATAACAAAATTAATAGAAATCTGGAAAGAGAAAATCCAAGTATCACTGATCTTGAAAAATTCAGATAA